A genomic region of Chlorobaculum parvum NCIB 8327 contains the following coding sequences:
- a CDS encoding AI-2E family transporter, translating into MSRVNTPQFNKIVVLVAALLISALFLAMIRHFLVTILLAGIFAGLAYPLFSRFLSLSGERRSLSAILTLTIFFLIVFMPLVAVFSIVVGQAISLSKTVIPLVRDQLQDPEALPSLISGLPFYHDIEKYSDLILGRIAEVLGNLGTTVISSFSAFTWSALYDIALFIIFWYTMFFLLRDGHTLMAKIQNYLPLAENDQKRLLDRFVSVTRASLKGSLIIAVVQGSLAGLAFHVAGIENAVFWGAIMAMLSILPLIGSPLIWVPAVIIQAFSGNYVEAIGLLLFCSIVVGQIDNVMRPILVGRDTSMHELFIFFGTLGGIGMFGLPGFIIGPVVAALFVTVWDIYGETFSEPLVEGHSAGQAAGGDGSTP; encoded by the coding sequence ATGTCACGGGTGAATACACCGCAATTCAACAAAATCGTCGTCCTTGTGGCGGCATTGTTGATTTCTGCGCTTTTTCTTGCCATGATCCGTCACTTTCTGGTGACCATTCTACTGGCAGGTATCTTCGCCGGCCTGGCTTATCCTCTGTTCAGCCGCTTCCTTTCGCTGTCGGGCGAACGCCGAAGTCTTAGCGCCATCCTGACGCTCACCATTTTTTTCCTGATCGTGTTTATGCCGCTGGTAGCTGTTTTTTCCATCGTGGTGGGACAGGCGATTTCTTTGAGCAAGACGGTCATCCCGCTGGTGCGCGATCAGCTTCAGGATCCCGAAGCTTTGCCGAGTCTTATTTCGGGCCTGCCCTTTTACCATGACATTGAAAAATATAGCGACCTGATTCTCGGGCGAATCGCTGAAGTTCTCGGTAATCTCGGTACGACGGTTATCAGCAGCTTTTCAGCGTTTACCTGGTCGGCACTTTATGATATAGCGCTCTTCATCATCTTCTGGTACACGATGTTCTTTCTGCTCAGAGACGGTCACACGCTCATGGCAAAAATCCAGAACTATCTCCCTCTGGCCGAGAATGATCAGAAGCGTTTGCTCGACCGTTTCGTTTCGGTGACTAGGGCTTCGCTGAAAGGTTCGCTGATCATTGCCGTGGTGCAGGGCAGTCTTGCCGGCTTGGCGTTCCATGTTGCAGGTATCGAAAATGCTGTGTTCTGGGGCGCTATCATGGCGATGCTCTCGATTCTGCCGCTCATCGGTTCGCCGCTGATCTGGGTGCCGGCGGTGATCATCCAGGCGTTTTCGGGCAACTACGTGGAGGCGATCGGCTTGCTCCTGTTCTGCAGCATTGTGGTCGGGCAGATCGACAATGTGATGCGTCCGATTCTGGTTGGCCGCGATACCAGCATGCACGAGCTGTTCATCTTTTTCGGCACACTCGGCGGTATCGGCATGTTCGGCCTGCCCGGCTTCATCATCGGGCCGGTCGTGGCGGCCCTCTTCGTGACGGTGTGGGATATTTACGGAGAGACCTTCAGCGAGCCGCTTGTGGAAGGGCATTCAGCCGGTCAGGCGGCTGGAGGCGATGGTTCGACGCCTTAA
- a CDS encoding nucleoside-diphosphate kinase produces the protein MERTLTILKPDCVRKQLIGAVTDKIERAGFRIVAMKKTRLTKETAGAFYAVHKERPFYGELVEFMSSGPCVPMILEKENAVADFRTLIGATDPAEAAEGTVRKLYADSKGENIVHGSDSAENAAIEGAFFFAAEEVVRVD, from the coding sequence ATGGAACGTACCCTTACCATCCTTAAGCCTGACTGCGTGCGCAAGCAGCTCATCGGCGCCGTGACCGACAAAATCGAACGCGCCGGTTTCCGCATCGTGGCGATGAAGAAAACCCGCCTCACCAAAGAGACTGCCGGCGCATTTTATGCCGTGCACAAAGAGCGCCCGTTCTACGGCGAGCTGGTCGAGTTCATGTCCTCCGGCCCGTGCGTGCCGATGATTCTCGAAAAAGAGAATGCCGTCGCAGACTTCCGCACGCTGATCGGCGCGACCGATCCGGCTGAAGCCGCAGAGGGCACCGTCCGCAAGCTCTACGCCGACAGCAAGGGCGAAAACATCGTCCACGGCTCGGACTCTGCCGAGAACGCAGCCATCGAGGGTGCGTTCTTCTTCGCCGCCGAAGAGGTCGTGAGAGTTGACTGA
- a CDS encoding peroxiredoxin, producing the protein MIEKGKQAPEFSLPDAQGKMVSLSEFKGKKVLLIFYPGDDTPVCTAQLCDYRNNVTQFTQRGIEVIGISGDSPESHRQFAEKHELPFLLLSDEAHSAAKAYDALGFLGMSQRAYVLIDEQGTVLLAYSDFLPITYQPMKDLLARIDES; encoded by the coding sequence ATGATTGAAAAAGGCAAGCAAGCTCCGGAGTTTTCGCTGCCGGACGCTCAAGGAAAGATGGTTTCCCTGTCGGAATTTAAGGGCAAAAAGGTGCTGCTGATTTTCTACCCTGGGGACGACACTCCGGTCTGCACCGCTCAGCTGTGCGACTACCGCAACAATGTGACGCAGTTCACCCAGCGGGGCATCGAGGTCATCGGCATCAGCGGCGACAGCCCGGAGTCGCACAGGCAGTTCGCCGAAAAGCACGAGCTTCCATTCCTGCTGCTGAGCGACGAGGCCCATTCGGCTGCAAAGGCCTACGACGCGCTCGGGTTCCTCGGCATGTCGCAACGAGCCTATGTGCTGATCGACGAACAGGGCACGGTACTACTGGCCTACAGCGACTTTCTGCCGATCACCTACCAGCCCATGAAAGATCTGCTCGCCCGCATCGACGAGTCTTGA
- a CDS encoding 16S rRNA (uracil(1498)-N(3))-methyltransferase: protein MDLFYVLPHQLDLDRGRASIGGEEFHHLARVLRCREGDTVPVTDGAGLSAELVVESIGKSELQGSIRNPRRVPPPETRVSVAMSLLKAPQRFDFFLEKATELGIDRIIPIITQRTVSTPDLKKIDRKAERWRNIVHSAARQSRRYYLPELSTPCSFQEALQLEGYDLRLIAHESEEAFGPFEPAGQCVLFFIGPEGGFSEAEIAAAAQSGVRPVSFGASVLRAETAGVFAVALVRAALLGLPGARQL, encoded by the coding sequence ATGGATCTGTTTTACGTACTTCCGCATCAGCTCGATCTCGACCGCGGGCGTGCCTCGATCGGTGGAGAGGAGTTTCACCACCTCGCGCGCGTGCTGCGCTGCCGCGAAGGCGACACGGTGCCTGTGACCGACGGCGCGGGGCTTTCAGCAGAGCTGGTGGTCGAGTCAATCGGCAAGAGCGAGCTGCAAGGCTCGATCCGTAACCCGCGCCGCGTGCCGCCGCCGGAGACGCGCGTGTCGGTGGCCATGTCGCTTCTGAAAGCCCCCCAGCGCTTCGATTTCTTTCTTGAAAAAGCGACCGAGCTGGGCATCGACCGCATCATTCCCATCATCACACAGCGAACGGTTTCAACCCCCGATCTCAAAAAAATTGACCGTAAAGCCGAGCGGTGGCGCAACATCGTGCATTCGGCCGCCCGTCAGAGCCGCCGGTATTACCTGCCCGAGCTGAGCACGCCGTGCTCGTTTCAGGAGGCGCTTCAGCTTGAAGGCTACGACCTCCGGCTGATCGCCCACGAGTCGGAAGAGGCATTCGGGCCTTTCGAACCGGCCGGGCAGTGCGTGCTGTTTTTCATCGGTCCGGAAGGAGGCTTCAGCGAAGCGGAAATTGCCGCTGCCGCGCAGTCCGGCGTCAGGCCAGTCTCCTTCGGCGCCTCGGTGCTCAGGGCCGAAACCGCCGGGGTGTTCGCGGTGGCGCTGGTTCGGGCTGCACTTCTTGGCCTGCCCGGCGCCCGGCAGCTCTGA
- a CDS encoding hemolysin family protein: MNAYSAEAIVILLLILFNGALSLSEFAIISSSPARLRELLAAGYPTAQRVLQLLDNASELLSSMKAAITLISITTGVLGGLFFSEAFATLLAKTTLPAAYHLPIALTVVTLSLSYLSLVFGSLLPKKIALRHPETIALKVTGAMDLLLTLSAPAVFLARASTRLLLRILGIDTAEKPSVSDEDVMLMIRKGTKKGVFESVEYDMIERIFRMSDKRASAIMTPRTEIEWLDLELPEAELINRIKASGRSRFPVAEGSLDELLGVVRSLDLVNFRLSGNGSIKTAIRNSMKVPLFVPESVPAFQVLEIFKKNRAHMAIIIDEHGSVQGAITLTDVLESIVGDVPADDPAIIDRRIVQRSQRTWIVDGMLPVDEFISAFRLDADNFFDQNEPNYDTMSGFMMTRLGEVPSVSDTIEWKGITFRVIKMNGKRVGRILVKMNEKNAANITEKERTS; the protein is encoded by the coding sequence ATGAATGCCTACAGCGCCGAAGCGATCGTTATTCTGCTTCTGATCCTTTTCAACGGAGCCCTTTCGTTGTCGGAGTTCGCCATCATTTCATCCAGTCCGGCGCGACTTCGCGAGCTTCTTGCGGCTGGCTATCCGACAGCACAGCGCGTGCTCCAGCTGCTCGACAACGCCAGCGAGCTGCTCTCCTCCATGAAAGCCGCCATCACCCTCATCAGCATCACGACGGGCGTACTCGGCGGCCTGTTTTTTTCCGAAGCCTTCGCTACACTCCTGGCCAAGACGACCCTTCCCGCAGCTTACCACCTGCCGATCGCACTCACCGTGGTGACTCTGTCGCTGAGCTACCTAAGCCTGGTGTTCGGCTCGCTGCTTCCGAAAAAGATCGCCCTTCGCCATCCCGAAACCATCGCCCTCAAGGTTACCGGCGCAATGGATCTGCTCTTGACCCTCAGCGCCCCGGCGGTGTTTCTGGCCAGAGCTTCGACACGACTGCTCCTCAGAATACTCGGCATCGACACGGCCGAAAAACCGTCCGTCAGCGACGAGGACGTAATGCTCATGATCCGCAAGGGTACAAAGAAAGGGGTGTTCGAATCGGTTGAGTACGACATGATCGAGCGCATTTTCCGGATGAGCGACAAGCGGGCCAGCGCCATCATGACGCCCCGCACCGAAATCGAATGGCTCGATCTGGAGCTGCCCGAAGCCGAGCTGATCAACCGCATCAAGGCCAGCGGGCGCTCGCGCTTTCCGGTCGCCGAAGGCAGCCTTGACGAGCTGCTCGGCGTGGTTCGCTCGCTCGATCTGGTCAACTTCCGCCTCTCCGGCAACGGCAGCATCAAAACCGCAATCCGCAACTCGATGAAGGTGCCGCTTTTCGTACCCGAATCGGTACCGGCTTTCCAGGTGCTTGAAATCTTCAAAAAGAACCGCGCGCACATGGCCATCATCATCGACGAACACGGTTCGGTGCAGGGAGCGATCACACTGACCGACGTGCTGGAAAGCATCGTCGGCGACGTTCCGGCAGACGACCCGGCCATCATCGACCGGCGGATCGTGCAGAGAAGCCAGCGCACCTGGATCGTTGACGGCATGTTGCCGGTCGATGAGTTCATTTCAGCGTTCAGGCTCGATGCCGACAATTTTTTCGACCAGAACGAGCCGAATTACGACACCATGAGCGGCTTCATGATGACCCGGCTCGGAGAGGTGCCATCGGTTTCCGACACAATCGAATGGAAAGGCATCACGTTCAGGGTCATCAAAATGAACGGAAAGCGCGTGGGGCGCATTCTTGTAAAAATGAATGAGAAAAACGCCGCAAACATAACGGAAAAAGAGAGAACATCATGA